A section of the Asticcacaulis sp. EMRT-3 genome encodes:
- the rho gene encoding transcription termination factor Rho translates to MSDETDNDLPDTPAETLGETLGESLDNDLDSDEGEGDDDSEDGVGPLSGQKMSLQTLKDKTPTELVTFAEGMGIENASNLRKQDLLFAVLKALADDGSEITGSGVVEVLQDGFGFLRSPEANYLPGPDDIYLSPQQIRRHGLRTGDTVEGLIRSPREGERYFALTKVQTINFEDPENIRHKVHFDNLTPLYPDERLWMEIEDPTLKDRSGRIIDIVAPLGKGQRCLIVAPPRVGKTVMLQNIAKSVAANHPDCYLIVLLIDERPEEVTDMQRTVRGEVISSTFDEPATRHVQVAEMVIEKAKRLVEHKRDVVILLDSITRLGRAYNTVVPSSGKVLTGGVDANALQRPKRFFGAARNIEEGGSLTIIATALIDTGSRMDEVIFEEFKGTGNSEIVLDRKVADKRVFPAMDVLKSGTRKEELLTDKSNLQKTYVLRRILNPMGAQDAIEFLSDKLRQTKNNGEFFQSMNT, encoded by the coding sequence ATGAGCGACGAAACCGACAACGACCTGCCCGACACCCCCGCTGAGACGCTTGGTGAGACTCTGGGTGAATCACTGGATAACGACCTCGACAGCGACGAAGGCGAAGGCGACGACGATTCCGAAGACGGCGTAGGCCCCTTAAGCGGCCAGAAAATGTCGCTGCAAACCCTGAAAGACAAGACCCCGACCGAGCTTGTCACCTTCGCCGAAGGCATGGGCATCGAGAACGCCTCTAACCTGCGCAAGCAAGACCTGTTGTTCGCCGTGCTGAAGGCGCTGGCGGATGACGGCTCCGAAATCACCGGCTCCGGCGTGGTCGAAGTGTTGCAGGACGGCTTCGGCTTCCTGCGCTCGCCCGAAGCCAATTATCTGCCCGGCCCCGACGACATCTATCTCAGCCCGCAGCAGATTCGCCGCCACGGCCTGCGCACCGGCGATACCGTAGAAGGCCTGATCCGCTCACCGCGCGAAGGCGAACGCTATTTCGCGCTCACCAAGGTGCAGACGATCAATTTCGAAGACCCCGAAAACATCCGCCACAAGGTGCATTTCGACAATCTGACCCCGCTCTATCCCGATGAGCGCCTGTGGATGGAGATCGAAGACCCGACCCTGAAAGACCGCTCCGGCCGCATCATCGACATCGTGGCCCCCCTCGGCAAGGGCCAGCGCTGCCTGATCGTGGCCCCGCCGCGCGTCGGCAAAACGGTCATGCTGCAAAACATCGCCAAGTCGGTGGCCGCCAATCATCCCGATTGCTATCTGATCGTGCTTTTGATCGACGAACGCCCGGAAGAAGTGACCGACATGCAGCGCACCGTGCGCGGCGAGGTCATCTCGTCCACCTTCGATGAACCGGCGACGCGCCACGTTCAGGTGGCCGAAATGGTCATCGAAAAGGCCAAGCGCCTGGTCGAACACAAGCGCGATGTCGTCATCCTGCTCGATTCGATCACCCGTCTGGGCCGCGCCTACAACACCGTGGTGCCGTCCTCCGGCAAGGTGCTGACCGGTGGTGTTGACGCCAACGCCCTGCAACGCCCGAAGCGCTTCTTCGGTGCGGCGCGTAACATCGAAGAAGGCGGCTCGCTGACCATCATCGCCACCGCCCTGATCGATACCGGTTCGCGCATGGACGAAGTGATCTTCGAAGAATTCAAGGGCACGGGTAACTCCGAAATCGTGCTCGACCGCAAGGTGGCCGACAAGCGCGTCTTCCCGGCGATGGATGTGCTGAAATCCGGCACGCGCAAGGAAGAATTGCTGACCGACAAGTCGAACCTGCAAAAAACCTATGTGCTGCGCCGCATCCTCAACCCGATGGGGGCACAGGACGCGATTGAGTTCCTCAGCGATAAATTGCGCCAGACCAAGAACAATGGCGAATTCTTCCAGAGCATGAATACATAA
- a CDS encoding CopD family protein, which translates to MGSVNWYDLARGLHILAVIAWMAGLLYLPRLFIYHIQNRDKPQVTEVFRVMERKLLRLIMNPSMIAAWIFGLSLIWLRFHNHWVGLLGTWIIVKLLGVVAMTGYHHFLSVRFKKLDRGEDIGTEKFWRMINEVPFVLAIIMVLSVTLEYGAR; encoded by the coding sequence ATGGGTTCGGTGAACTGGTATGATCTGGCGCGCGGCCTGCATATATTGGCGGTGATCGCGTGGATGGCGGGGCTGCTCTATCTGCCGCGCCTGTTCATCTACCACATCCAGAACCGTGACAAGCCGCAGGTGACCGAGGTTTTCCGGGTGATGGAACGCAAGCTTTTGCGGCTGATCATGAACCCGTCGATGATCGCGGCGTGGATTTTTGGCCTGAGCCTGATCTGGCTGCGCTTTCATAATCACTGGGTCGGGTTGCTGGGGACGTGGATTATCGTCAAGCTGCTGGGGGTTGTGGCGATGACCGGCTATCACCATTTCCTCAGTGTGCGCTTCAAAAAGCTCGACCGCGGCGAAGACATTGGCACGGAGAAGTTCTGGCGGATGATCAATGAGGTGCCGTTCGTGCTGGCCATCATCATGGTGTTGTCGGTAACGCTGGAATATGGGGCGCGTTGA
- the hemH gene encoding ferrochelatase produces the protein MDRKISTTAPKRTAVLLFNLGGPHKPEDVRGFLYNLFADRYIINLPFGLRQGVAALISSRRAPMARANYALMGGGSPILKETEAQRQALETYISKNTQGMETRVFTGMRYWHPFIAETVREIEAYRSDQIVVLPLYPQFSSTTTLSGFEAFKKAYRGKAKVHYVCCYAGNGHFIKAHADAVAAVLKRLSAPENYRILFSAHGLPETIVKRGDPYSEQVEASVARIMAMLNTDVEHTICYQSRVGPLKWIGPSTDDTIRQAGRDGKSVIVVPVAFVSEHIETLVELDIEYGHLAREAGVADYIRVPALGVNGDYIKALNDEVLKAIGTEAAIIGDHDCAACHRFCPKRR, from the coding sequence ATGGATCGTAAGATAAGCACAACGGCACCGAAGCGGACAGCGGTTTTGCTGTTCAATCTGGGTGGGCCGCACAAGCCTGAGGATGTAAGGGGCTTTCTCTATAATCTGTTCGCCGACCGTTATATTATCAACCTGCCTTTTGGTTTGCGCCAGGGCGTGGCGGCGCTGATTTCGAGCCGCCGTGCCCCGATGGCGCGGGCCAATTATGCCCTGATGGGGGGCGGGTCGCCGATCCTGAAGGAAACCGAGGCGCAGAGGCAGGCGCTGGAAACCTATATTAGCAAAAACACCCAAGGCATGGAGACGCGCGTCTTTACCGGTATGCGCTACTGGCATCCGTTCATCGCCGAGACGGTGCGTGAGATCGAGGCCTATCGGTCCGACCAGATTGTGGTGCTGCCCCTCTATCCGCAGTTTTCCTCAACCACCACGCTTTCGGGTTTCGAGGCCTTCAAGAAGGCCTATCGCGGCAAGGCGAAGGTGCATTATGTCTGCTGCTATGCCGGTAATGGCCATTTCATCAAGGCCCATGCCGATGCGGTGGCGGCGGTATTGAAGCGCCTGAGCGCGCCGGAAAACTACCGCATCCTGTTTTCGGCGCATGGCTTGCCGGAGACTATCGTCAAGCGCGGTGATCCTTACTCTGAACAGGTTGAGGCGTCGGTGGCCCGCATCATGGCCATGCTGAATACCGATGTCGAACACACCATCTGTTATCAGAGCCGGGTGGGGCCGTTAAAATGGATCGGCCCTTCGACGGACGATACGATCCGTCAGGCGGGCAGGGATGGCAAGTCGGTGATTGTGGTGCCGGTGGCCTTTGTGTCGGAGCATATCGAAACCCTGGTCGAACTGGATATTGAATATGGGCATCTGGCGCGTGAGGCGGGGGTGGCGGACTATATCCGCGTGCCGGCGCTGGGCGTGAATGGCGACTATATCAAGGCGCTGAATGACGAAGTGCTGAAGGCGATCGGCACCGAGGCGGCGATTATCGGCGATCATGACTGCGCCGCCTGTCACAGATTTTGTCCGAAACGGAGATAG
- the hemE gene encoding uroporphyrinogen decarboxylase codes for MTLPLASIVAAPLLNALSGQTLTTPPVWFMRQAGRYLPEYRELRASTSGFVDFCLNPEKAAEATLQPIRRFGFDAAILFSDILMIPLALGQDLTFAAGEGPILGDLPSLEAMRDKAGQAGEALKNVGETVARVAAQLDRARTTLIGFCGGPWTVMTYMLNGKKAHDRSLIRAFVYEQPELVASLIDIVIEASAQYLKMQADHGAQVLKIFESWAEGFPDPLFDQLIIQPHIRLIRRVRELGVTLPIIGFPRGAEARCHDYIDAVEVQALGLGTATPLKLGVELQKKVTIQGALDPVALRSGGKALDDQIERIRQAWGQGPFIFNLGHGIFPDTPIAHVEQALQRIRA; via the coding sequence ATGACCCTTCCTCTGGCATCGATTGTTGCGGCCCCTCTGTTAAACGCGCTTTCGGGCCAGACCCTGACAACGCCGCCGGTCTGGTTCATGCGACAGGCCGGGCGCTACCTGCCGGAATACCGTGAGTTACGTGCCTCCACCTCGGGCTTTGTTGATTTCTGTCTCAATCCCGAAAAGGCGGCTGAGGCCACCTTGCAGCCGATACGGCGTTTCGGTTTCGACGCCGCCATTCTCTTTTCGGACATCCTGATGATCCCGCTGGCGCTCGGTCAGGATCTGACCTTTGCGGCGGGTGAAGGGCCGATCCTCGGTGACCTGCCATCGTTAGAGGCTATGCGTGACAAGGCCGGGCAGGCGGGCGAGGCTTTGAAAAATGTTGGTGAAACGGTTGCGCGCGTGGCGGCGCAGCTTGATCGGGCCCGCACCACGCTGATCGGCTTTTGCGGCGGGCCGTGGACGGTGATGACCTATATGCTCAATGGCAAGAAGGCGCATGACCGCAGCCTGATCCGCGCCTTCGTTTATGAGCAGCCGGAGCTTGTGGCATCGCTGATCGACATCGTCATCGAGGCCTCGGCCCAGTATCTGAAGATGCAGGCTGATCACGGGGCGCAGGTGCTGAAAATCTTCGAGAGCTGGGCGGAGGGCTTTCCCGATCCTCTGTTCGATCAACTGATCATTCAGCCGCATATCCGACTGATCCGGCGCGTGCGCGAACTGGGTGTGACCTTGCCGATCATCGGCTTTCCGCGTGGCGCTGAGGCGCGCTGCCACGACTATATCGACGCGGTTGAGGTGCAGGCTCTGGGGCTCGGCACGGCCACGCCGCTGAAGCTGGGTGTGGAACTGCAAAAGAAGGTGACGATCCAGGGCGCGCTCGATCCGGTGGCCTTACGTTCCGGCGGCAAAGCTCTGGATGACCAGATCGAACGTATAAGGCAAGCCTGGGGGCAGGGGCCGTTTATTTTCAATCTCGGCCACGGCATTTTTCCCGATACGCCGATAGCCCATGTCGAGCAGGCCTTGCAAAGGATCAGAGCCTGA
- a CDS encoding pyruvate, water dikinase regulatory protein, whose amino-acid sequence MVALPPKSSLSKIGTYFHVHLVSDSTGETLNALAKAAAARFEGILPIEHIYVLIRSEKQLERSLQEIESFPGIVLHTMVDVELRTMLETRCRELDIPAIGVLDSLVVAFSRHLGAAVSKRVGAQHNLDNEYFERIEALNYAIAHDDGAMADKVRQADVVLVGVSRTSKTPTCIYLAHRGIKAANIPLVPGHEPPEELDQQDVPLIVGLIASPERLIQIRKNRLLTLNDDKPSSYTDQEAVREEIIRARRLFERKGWPVIDVTRRSIEETSATIISLLNEKRTGRLGGI is encoded by the coding sequence ATGGTCGCCCTGCCGCCCAAGTCATCGCTTTCGAAAATCGGCACCTATTTCCACGTCCACCTTGTCTCCGATTCGACCGGCGAAACCCTGAATGCCCTGGCCAAGGCGGCGGCGGCGCGTTTTGAGGGTATCCTGCCGATTGAGCATATCTATGTGCTGATCCGTTCGGAAAAGCAGCTAGAGCGCAGTTTGCAGGAAATCGAGAGCTTTCCCGGCATTGTGTTGCACACCATGGTCGATGTCGAACTGCGCACCATGCTGGAAACACGCTGCCGCGAACTCGATATTCCGGCGATTGGCGTACTCGATTCGCTGGTGGTGGCCTTTTCGCGTCATCTGGGCGCGGCTGTCTCCAAGCGGGTGGGCGCGCAGCATAATCTCGACAATGAATATTTCGAGCGCATTGAGGCGCTCAACTATGCCATCGCCCATGATGACGGCGCGATGGCCGACAAGGTGCGTCAGGCCGATGTGGTGCTGGTCGGGGTGTCGCGCACCTCAAAGACACCGACCTGTATCTATCTGGCGCATCGCGGCATCAAGGCGGCCAATATTCCGCTCGTCCCCGGCCATGAACCGCCCGAAGAACTCGATCAGCAGGATGTGCCGTTGATCGTCGGCCTGATCGCCTCGCCGGAACGGCTGATCCAGATCCGCAAGAACCGCCTGCTAACGCTTAATGACGACAAGCCCTCCTCCTATACCGATCAGGAAGCGGTGCGCGAAGAAATTATCCGCGCGCGCCGGCTGTTTGAGCGCAAGGGCTGGCCGGTGATCGATGTGACGCGGCGCTCGATCGAGGAAACCTCGGCCACCATTATCAGCCTGCTCAATGAAAAACGTACCGGCAGGCTTGGTGGTATATAG
- a CDS encoding Maf family protein, with protein MTHHLTLASASASRAALLSGSGLSFAKIPADLDEEQIKDDALVRGLSPKAIALELARAKALHVSLRTSGLVLGGDQVLQLDNDLISKSASLDEARALLKRMSGQSHYLHAGLALAENGQLIWSHVETAEMTVRTLSDAFIDHYLDQTGDKILSSVGCYQLEDMGIHLFDAIRGDYFTVLGLPLLPLLAQLRHLKVIPA; from the coding sequence ATGACCCATCACCTGACCCTCGCCTCCGCCTCGGCCTCGCGCGCTGCTCTGTTGAGCGGTTCGGGCCTCAGCTTTGCTAAGATTCCTGCTGATCTCGATGAAGAGCAGATCAAGGACGATGCCCTGGTGCGCGGCTTGAGCCCGAAAGCCATCGCGCTCGAACTGGCGCGCGCCAAGGCCCTGCATGTGTCCTTGCGCACCTCCGGTCTGGTTCTGGGCGGCGATCAGGTCTTGCAGCTTGACAACGACCTGATCAGCAAATCGGCCTCGCTTGATGAGGCGCGCGCGCTGCTCAAGCGCATGAGCGGCCAGAGCCATTATCTCCATGCCGGTCTGGCACTGGCCGAAAACGGCCAGTTGATCTGGTCGCATGTCGAAACCGCCGAAATGACCGTGCGCACACTGAGCGACGCCTTTATCGACCACTATCTCGACCAGACCGGTGACAAAATCTTATCGAGCGTCGGCTGTTATCAGCTCGAAGATATGGGTATTCATCTGTTCGACGCCATTCGCGGCGATTATTTCACCGTTCTTGGCCTGCCGCTGCTGCCGCTGCTGGCCCAGCTTCGTCATTTGAAGGTTATTCCGGCATGA
- a CDS encoding shikimate dehydrogenase, whose amino-acid sequence MSTLIETLPTGAALVAGIVGQPVHHSLSPFLHTAWLRQMGLNGVYAPFGPKDEHGFDRLILSCRSNGIKGLNITAPFKAQALALADTVSETAKKAGSANLLTFDDEGYIHADSTDGHGLIRAFELQAPDCDLASAPVVVLGAGGAARAVVAALLDRGCPEVRIVNRTLARAEELVFAFQNNVTAFDLSQTTRAFEGAAAVINAASGGPHPPLEALPATAAVMDMTYRPLRTAWLQAASARGLVTVDGLDMLIEQARPSFQAFYGVAPWPGFDIRKLALEFLGEAR is encoded by the coding sequence ATGAGCACGCTGATCGAAACCCTGCCGACGGGTGCGGCTCTGGTGGCCGGTATCGTCGGCCAGCCCGTCCATCATTCCTTAAGCCCGTTCCTGCATACGGCCTGGCTGCGCCAGATGGGGCTGAACGGCGTCTATGCACCGTTTGGCCCGAAGGACGAGCACGGTTTTGACCGGCTGATCCTGTCGTGCCGTTCCAATGGCATCAAGGGCCTGAACATCACCGCCCCTTTCAAGGCGCAGGCCCTGGCCCTGGCCGATACGGTCAGCGAGACGGCGAAAAAGGCCGGTTCGGCCAATCTGCTCACCTTTGATGACGAAGGCTATATCCATGCCGATTCCACCGATGGCCACGGCCTGATCCGTGCTTTTGAGCTACAGGCCCCCGATTGCGATCTGGCCTCGGCCCCGGTGGTGGTGCTGGGCGCGGGCGGTGCGGCGCGCGCCGTGGTGGCGGCCCTGCTGGATCGCGGCTGCCCGGAGGTGCGCATCGTCAACCGCACCCTGGCGCGCGCCGAAGAGCTGGTTTTCGCCTTTCAGAACAACGTCACCGCCTTTGATCTGAGCCAGACCACGCGCGCCTTTGAGGGTGCCGCCGCCGTCATCAATGCGGCGTCCGGCGGGCCGCATCCGCCACTCGAAGCCCTGCCCGCCACTGCCGCCGTGATGGACATGACCTATCGCCCGCTCAGGACGGCGTGGTTGCAGGCTGCCAGCGCGCGTGGTCTGGTCACGGTTGATGGCCTTGATATGCTGATCGAACAGGCCCGCCCGTCGTTTCAGGCCTTTTATGGCGTTGCGCCGTGGCCCGGTTTCGATATTCGCAAACTGGCGCTTGAGTTTCTGGGGGAAGCCAGGTGA
- the coaE gene encoding dephospho-CoA kinase (Dephospho-CoA kinase (CoaE) performs the final step in coenzyme A biosynthesis.), which translates to MIRRLPIKIGLTGSIGMGKSTIAAMFAAEGVPVWDADAAVHRLYSGNAALIDELSAVFGDVAGEAGIDRARLSAAVHALPEGFDRLNALVHPHVVADREAFIAAHPDAPVVLADIPLLYETGADQHLDKVVVVSAPPEVQSARVLARPGMDQARFAAILARQMPDVEKRARADYLIDTGQSLEACRDQVRAILADLSAS; encoded by the coding sequence GTGATCCGCCGCCTCCCCATAAAAATCGGCCTGACCGGCTCGATCGGCATGGGCAAATCGACCATCGCCGCCATGTTCGCTGCCGAAGGCGTGCCGGTCTGGGATGCCGACGCCGCTGTGCACCGGCTCTATAGCGGTAATGCGGCGCTGATCGACGAACTGAGCGCGGTTTTCGGCGATGTGGCGGGCGAGGCGGGCATTGACCGCGCCAGACTATCGGCTGCCGTCCACGCCCTGCCGGAGGGCTTCGACCGGCTCAATGCGCTGGTGCATCCCCATGTCGTGGCCGACCGTGAGGCCTTCATCGCCGCCCACCCCGATGCGCCCGTCGTGCTGGCCGATATTCCGCTTCTCTATGAAACGGGTGCCGATCAGCATCTCGACAAGGTGGTGGTGGTCAGCGCCCCGCCTGAGGTGCAAAGCGCCCGCGTCCTGGCCCGGCCCGGCATGGATCAGGCCCGTTTCGCCGCTATTCTGGCGCGGCAAATGCCCGATGTGGAAAAACGCGCCCGCGCCGACTATCTTATCGATACAGGCCAAAGCCTTGAGGCCTGCCGCGATCAGGTGCGCGCCATTCTGGCCGATCTCAGCGCCTCATAA
- the dnaQ gene encoding DNA polymerase III subunit epsilon yields the protein MALEIVLDTETTGIDPKRGHRLIEIGCIEIEDLLPTGRTFHRYLDPEREIEADAIRVHGISNEKVRGMPKFAHICDEMLDFIADRKIIAHNAAFDRGFINMELERHNRAVTPDEQWIDTLAIARGRFPGAANSLDALCRRFNISLAERDLHGALIDARLLASVYLELLGGKERGLDLEMVGARAEAAAAANHISYGPRPRPLNSRITSAEAEAHEAFVKKYLKDKALWTYSQ from the coding sequence ATGGCCCTCGAAATCGTCCTCGATACAGAAACCACCGGCATTGACCCCAAGCGCGGTCACCGCCTGATCGAAATCGGCTGCATCGAGATCGAGGATCTGTTGCCGACGGGCCGCACCTTTCACCGCTATCTCGATCCCGAACGCGAGATCGAGGCCGATGCTATCCGCGTCCACGGCATCAGCAACGAAAAGGTGCGCGGTATGCCAAAATTCGCCCATATCTGCGATGAGATGCTCGATTTCATCGCTGACCGCAAGATCATCGCCCACAATGCCGCCTTCGACCGCGGCTTCATCAATATGGAGCTGGAGCGCCATAACCGCGCCGTCACGCCGGACGAACAATGGATCGACACACTGGCCATTGCGCGCGGACGGTTTCCCGGCGCGGCCAATTCGCTCGACGCCCTGTGCCGCCGCTTCAATATTTCCCTGGCCGAACGCGATCTGCACGGCGCGCTGATCGATGCCCGCCTGCTGGCCTCGGTCTATCTCGAACTGCTGGGCGGCAAGGAGCGTGGCCTCGATCTCGAAATGGTGGGGGCGCGCGCCGAAGCCGCCGCCGCCGCCAATCATATAAGCTATGGCCCGCGCCCGCGCCCGCTGAACAGCCGCATCACCTCAGCCGAGGCCGAGGCGCATGAGGCCTTTGTCAAAAAATACCTGAAGGACAAGGCGCTGTGGACTTATTCGCAATAA
- the secB gene encoding protein-export chaperone SecB → MTDNDTTTPAAQNPDQNADLSQQPPAAQMQVLAQFIRDFSFENPRAPNSLRVESRPDVDLGVEMSAKGRPDGLFEVDIKLNVKASTSEGAMFAIELVYGGLFQLGNMPEALVEPTLLVECPRYLFPFARRIVADATADGGFTPPFYLDPIDFGTLYMQQRAQLEAQRANGGPVAGNA, encoded by the coding sequence ATGACCGATAACGATACGACGACCCCCGCCGCACAAAACCCCGATCAGAACGCCGACCTGTCTCAGCAGCCGCCCGCCGCCCAGATGCAGGTTCTGGCTCAGTTCATCCGCGATTTTTCGTTTGAAAATCCGCGCGCCCCCAATAGCCTGCGCGTGGAATCGCGCCCCGATGTCGATCTCGGCGTCGAGATGAGCGCCAAGGGTCGCCCCGATGGCCTGTTCGAAGTCGATATCAAGCTCAACGTCAAGGCCTCGACCAGCGAAGGCGCGATGTTCGCCATCGAACTGGTGTATGGCGGCCTGTTCCAGCTCGGCAACATGCCCGAAGCCCTGGTGGAGCCGACGCTGCTGGTCGAATGCCCGCGCTATCTGTTCCCGTTCGCCCGCCGCATCGTGGCCGACGCCACGGCAGATGGCGGCTTTACCCCGCCCTTCTATCTCGATCCGATCGATTTCGGCACGCTCTATATGCAGCAACGCGCCCAGCTCGAAGCACAACGCGCCAATGGCGGGCCCGTGGCCGGGAATGCCTGA
- a CDS encoding Tim44/TimA family putative adaptor protein translates to MNNVAVLIIFAVLALVILVNLYNVLGRKVGFRSEDKALGAQKPNEIESGGKLERPAESRNPSLDALKARDVNFNETNFLEKARETYEQVVLAFHKGELEPVKDRLSEKVYASFSDAVAARTEAPKQILSFVESPKADIDTIEYKDEQAQLRVRFLSEMVYETQAGENGEAAQKLYRRAAEYWTFQRAYKNMNGSWILARVEAAKA, encoded by the coding sequence GTGAACAATGTTGCCGTCCTGATTATATTCGCTGTGCTGGCCCTGGTCATTCTGGTGAATCTCTACAATGTGCTGGGCCGCAAGGTGGGCTTCCGCTCCGAAGACAAGGCTCTGGGCGCGCAAAAGCCAAACGAGATCGAATCGGGCGGCAAGCTGGAACGGCCCGCCGAATCGCGCAATCCGAGCCTCGATGCCTTGAAAGCGCGCGATGTCAATTTCAACGAGACGAACTTTCTCGAAAAGGCGCGTGAAACCTATGAGCAGGTGGTGCTGGCCTTCCACAAGGGTGAGCTTGAGCCGGTGAAGGATCGCCTGAGCGAGAAGGTATATGCGAGCTTCAGCGACGCCGTGGCGGCGCGCACCGAAGCGCCGAAACAGATCCTGAGTTTTGTCGAGTCGCCCAAGGCCGACATCGACACCATCGAATATAAGGACGAGCAGGCGCAGTTGCGCGTGCGCTTCCTGTCGGAAATGGTTTACGAAACGCAGGCGGGTGAAAACGGCGAGGCGGCGCAAAAGCTCTATCGCCGCGCCGCCGAATACTGGACCTTCCAGCGCGCCTATAAGAATATGAACGGTTCGTGGATCCTCGCTCGCGTCGAGGCGGCCAAGGCGTGA
- a CDS encoding MltA domain-containing protein, giving the protein MRLGLVLSAGLALLLAACATVPVTPPVTPPVTSPVSPSVSPESPSLGADQTPGSPSQTYNPVAMSQRLDTLPGWSGTDPFIAIEALRAACAYKNGGPYAAVCASMARQDFESPEQIMAFLDSHLQVEAVSSADQTTGTLTGYYVPDYDARHQPDAEFSQAVRGKPSDLVYVNGAQMTPAQTGSHVAARKVGGLYLPYYTRAEIEAQTPSQMPADPMTDYYMRPEDYFFMQLQGSGFLDLPDGSRVYAAYAADNGQPFVGIARVMVQQGLLAPGATSGDNIHAWLAAHRGPEAQALMNANPRYGFFTIQPDQTEPLGAAGLALPPGSAIAVDPAYHHLGDLFWIDAHAGAAGLDNAFPAYQRLVAALDTGGAIKGDVRADLYVGHGQRAGTEAGRIKHVLRMYRIVPAQ; this is encoded by the coding sequence GTGAGGCTTGGGCTTGTCTTAAGTGCAGGGCTGGCTCTGCTGCTGGCGGCGTGCGCCACTGTGCCCGTTACGCCGCCCGTTACGCCGCCCGTGACCTCCCCTGTTTCGCCGTCTGTCAGCCCCGAAAGCCCGAGTCTCGGGGCGGATCAAACACCCGGTTCGCCCTCGCAAACCTATAATCCTGTCGCCATGTCGCAAAGGCTCGACACCCTGCCGGGCTGGAGCGGCACCGATCCGTTTATCGCCATTGAGGCCCTGCGCGCGGCCTGCGCCTATAAGAATGGCGGCCCCTATGCGGCGGTGTGCGCCTCTATGGCCCGGCAGGATTTTGAAAGCCCTGAGCAGATCATGGCCTTTCTCGACAGCCATTTGCAGGTCGAGGCGGTGTCGTCTGCCGATCAGACAACCGGCACCCTCACCGGCTATTATGTGCCTGATTACGATGCGCGCCATCAGCCCGATGCCGAGTTTTCGCAAGCTGTGCGCGGCAAGCCGTCTGATCTCGTCTATGTTAATGGCGCGCAGATGACGCCTGCACAAACGGGCAGCCATGTGGCGGCGCGCAAAGTGGGCGGCCTTTATCTGCCCTATTATACGCGCGCCGAGATTGAGGCCCAAACCCCCAGCCAGATGCCTGCCGATCCGATGACCGACTATTATATGCGCCCGGAAGACTATTTCTTCATGCAGCTTCAGGGTTCAGGCTTTCTCGACCTGCCCGATGGCAGCCGTGTCTATGCCGCCTATGCCGCCGATAATGGCCAGCCCTTCGTCGGTATCGCCAGGGTGATGGTGCAGCAGGGCTTACTGGCACCGGGCGCCACGTCGGGCGACAATATCCATGCCTGGCTGGCTGCCCATCGCGGCCCGGAAGCGCAGGCCCTGATGAACGCCAATCCGCGCTATGGCTTTTTCACCATCCAGCCTGACCAGACCGAGCCTCTCGGTGCGGCGGGTCTGGCCTTGCCGCCCGGTTCGGCCATCGCCGTCGATCCGGCCTACCATCATCTCGGCGACCTGTTCTGGATCGACGCCCATGCCGGGGCTGCTGGCCTCGATAATGCCTTCCCGGCCTATCAACGGCTGGTGGCGGCGCTCGATACCGGCGGGGCGATTAAGGGCGATGTCCGCGCCGATCTCTATGTCGGCCACGGTCAGCGCGCCGGCACGGAAGCGGGCCGCATCAAGCATGTGCTGCGCATGTACCGTATCGTACCGGCGCAATAA
- a CDS encoding MAPEG family protein, whose amino-acid sequence MIKPVLALVAWSMVMLIWLYVRRLPSLVRYALSEARLHSGEAVRRLPPQVQWSADNYNNLMQQPTLFYALCLGIHISGMSNLDLEYLAWLYVALRVLHSVVQSTSNITTIRFCLFLASSGVLGVLCVRALMLLF is encoded by the coding sequence ATGATCAAACCCGTTCTCGCTCTTGTTGCCTGGTCGATGGTGATGCTCATCTGGCTCTATGTCAGGCGATTGCCTTCGCTTGTGCGCTATGCGCTGAGCGAGGCGCGGCTGCACAGCGGTGAGGCCGTGCGCCGTCTGCCGCCGCAGGTGCAATGGTCGGCGGATAATTATAACAATCTGATGCAGCAGCCCACCCTGTTCTATGCCCTGTGCCTGGGCATTCACATCAGCGGCATGAGCAATCTCGATCTCGAATATCTGGCCTGGCTGTATGTGGCCCTGCGTGTGCTGCATTCGGTGGTGCAATCGACCAGCAATATCACCACCATCCGCTTTTGCCTGTTTCTGGCCAGCTCCGGTGTGCTGGGCGTTTTGTGCGTGCGCGCTTTGATGTTGCTGTTTTAA